From the genome of Thiomicrorhabdus indica:
ATGCTTTCGGTTTACATTGATGGGCACAGCCAACCCTCTAACCTTTGGATTGATGCCGCGTGGCAATACCTGAATGCCAAAGAAGATAAACAAATTTCCAACGCACGAACCGCTCTCGACACCACGATTAATGGCGACCATGCGAGCGAAGAAGTTCAACTGCTCACCAGAGGCTATGCCATCGAACATTTCTTAAACGACGAGTTTATTCAGTTAGCGACCGAGATTCTTCGACCAGTAAAAGAAAACCTCATTTTGGTTCAGGAGGCCAAGTAATGGAAAACCTATCCCTGCCAAGCGCTCCAAAAACGCCTGTTAAACCAGAAACATTCGATCTGCTAACGCACACCTTTCAAACAGGAGCTGCTCTGATTGAAGCCAGTGCCGGAACCGGAAAAACCTATTCCATTGCCATGCTCGTTGTACGCTTAGTGGTTGAAAAAGGCATCGCCATTGATGAAACACTGGTTGTCACCTTCACCAAAGCCGCGACCGAAGAACTCAAAGACCGTATCCGTGCCCGTTTCGTTGAAGCGAAAGAACATTTGCAAGGCAAAACTACTGACGATTTACTGGTGCAATGGACGCAAACACTATCAGACAAGGACGAAGCTTTAAAACGCATCGCAGCAGCGCTCGCGAATATCGACCAAGCCGGAATTTTTACTATCCACTCGTTCTGCCAGCGTATTTTGATGGAATACCCTCTAGAAAGTGGACAATCGTTTTCAGGTGAACTCAGTACCAATATCGACCAATACAAAGACCGTGTGTTGCGCGACTTCTGGCGTAGAAACGTTTATTTACGCCCAGCGGAAGAAGTCAACGCTATCTTATACGCGATTAATCAGATGTCGGTGAATGCCACCGTATTCAACCCTCGCTATAAAAATGCACTGCAAAAGCATGGAAGCCACCTTGGAAAACTTGGTTATCTTTTATCTATGGCATCCTCAGAAACTCGACTCGAACCGGAAACCGTGCCGCTTGATGAAATCGTGCAAACCTTTCTCAAAGCGCAAAATGCCATTCATACCTTTTTCGCTGAATTAGAACCAGAATTGTTCAACCTGCTCGACAAAGCCAAAAGCAGTGAATGGATCGCAAAAAACAAAATTGTAAAATGCTTCCGGCTCTATGAAAATCGTCATGTCGAACCGAAAGAGTTTTTTGACTACCTACCTTCTGCGTTTAAAAAAGCGCATATCAGTGAACTGGACCTGTTTTTAGAGGATATCGACACGCCTTTTTCTCTATTTGAGCAAATGAAAACTCTCTCACAGCAACTGCCGGTCGCCATTATTCAAGCGTTGTTGAAAGATTATTTCACCGAACTCTCCTCTCAACTACAAAGCGAAAACGAGATGAGTTTTGACGACTTGATTTTGCAGCTGGCTTTTGCACTCAATCAAGGTGAAAAAAGTCAGTTTTTGCAACGACAAATCAGTGCTCGATTCAAAGCCGCTTTTATTGATGAATTTCAAGACACCGACCGCCATCAATGGCAAATTTTCTCGACGCTGTTCAACCAAAATACGACGTATCTCTATTTGATCGGCGACCCAAAACAAGCGATTTACAAATTTCGAGGTGCCGACATCTATGCCTATCTGCAAGCGAAAAAGGATTGCCAATTTCACTACACACTCGACACAAACTGGCGTTCTACACCACAACTGGTAGAAGCGGTCAACACACTATTCAGTCAAGCTGAAGACCCTTTTTTAACCAAGCCAATCGAGGAGATTGGTGACTTTCCATTTCATCCGGTAAATGCCGGCCGGTCACAAATCGAAAAGCATGCCGCCTTTCATTTCTGGCAAATGCCAGCCGCACCTGAGGAGCTTGGTAAATCAGTCGGTCGAGGAAACGAAAAGCAGATTGTCTGGAAAGCAGACAATGCAGAACAGGTGATTCGACAAAACATCCTGTCACATATCAGCGAGCAACTTCAAAACGGGGAAAAACCCGAATCTTTTGCAATTCTGGTCAGAGGTAACAAAACCGCGGCAAGCTATCAAACCGAATGTCTACGCCATGGAATTCCGGCGGTCATTAACGCCAAAACTTCCGTTTTTGAAACGCCACAAGCCACAGAATTACTCTATGTCATGCGCGCTTTAAGTGAGCCCAGTGATTTGCGAAAAGCGAAACAGGCACTAGCGACAACATGGTTTGGTTTTAATGCTGAAAAGCTCATCGCCTCAGCAGATTCAGGTGAGTTGGAAAATTGGCTGGAAAGTCTGTTTGAGCATCATCAAACTTGGGTAAAAAAAGGTTTTATGGCTGCCATTTACGGTTTGATTGATGACTGGCAAGTGCGAGAAATTCTTGCGCAAACGGAGCATGGCGAGCGCAGCTTGACGAATATTTTTCATATGATGGAGTTGGTTCAAGCCGCCAGCTTAAATGACCACTTAAACATCACCAAAACCATCGCATTTCTGGAACAGCAAATCTTAAATCCACCGGCCGGTGAAGATGAAGTATTGCGCCTAGAAACGGATGAAAACGCCGTGCAGATTGTCACGCTGCACTCCTCCAAAGGCTTGCAGTACAAAACCGTCTATTGTCCCGACTTATGGCGTTTTAAAAGTGATCGAGCAAATCATTTGCTGAGCGTCCATGAATTAGGCGAGACGATCATTGATATGGGCTCCGAAAAGTTTGAGGCACGAGCTAAGCGCATTGAAAACGAAATGCGAGCTGAAGATATGCGCCTCATTTATGTCGCACTGACACGTGCCGAAGAGGAGCTTCATGTGGTGTTTGGCCCTGCTTTGGAAAACTATCTAAAATCTCCGTTTTATGAACTCTTAAAACCTGGACTACCCGATTCAGAAGCGTTTGCAATAACTGAACTCGATATAGCACCTGCTATCCAAAACTATCAAGCTGACCGGCCGGTCATAAATTTTGAAACGGCCGACTTTACGCGCCAAGCAATTAATACTCGTCGGCGGGTCTTTAGCTTTTCAGGATTAGTCAAAAACCGTGCGATTGAAGCGCCCACAGACAAAGGTCAAGAACTTGAAGAGAACCATTCCGCTCTGCAAACCTTAAAGAGCGAAATCTCATTACTTCCCAAAGGTGCAGAATTCGGAAACCTTGTGCATGACCTTTTGGAGAAATGCTCCTTTTCAGGCTTGGCCAAGGGCGTGGATTCGGATATGCGCCAAACCCTATCCGATCAATACGGCGTTAAATGGAGTGAAGCGATTGAACAACAAACTCAGCTGTTTGATGCATTAATTCAAAAGGTTGTCACGACCCCTTTAGACACAGTACAAAGCGACTTTACACTCGCTAATTTGCCAGAACACAAAGTGCTCAAAGAAATGGCTTTTTTCTACGCAATTCATCCAACCCAAACACAACAACTGAATCAAATATTGAGCCAAACCGATATTCCTTATTCTCCGATTGGAGCAGACGCAATTGAAGGGTATTTAAATGGGTTCATTGACTTGGTGGCCGAACATCAAGGTAAGTTTTATGTCATGGATTACAAAACCAACTATTTAGGCAACGATTGTGAGAACTATAGCTTTGAGAACATGCATCAAGAAATGACGCACCATTCTTATGGCTTACAATTCACGCTCTATTCACTTGCACTCCACCAATACCTTAAAAACCGGGTCGTTGAGTATGATTACCAACAACACTTCGGTGGCATAAAATACTTATTTGTTCGAGGAATGAATGGCAAAGACGCGAATTTTGGTGTCTATGATTACCGGCCAAGCTTGGAATTGATTGAATCACTGGAAGCATTAATTAGAGGGGCGAAAGATGCCGCATAATTTTTTAGATCAACAGTTGGCGCAGCACATTGCACCGGAAAACCCAGCCATGCAAACGATTGTCATGCAACTTTCCAATGAACTATCCAAAGGCCATACCTGCATTCAAATAGATGACGAACAGATGCAAGCGGTTCAGTCATTCCAATCACCGGCTTTAGTGCTTGAAGATAACCTGTTATACCTGAAACGCTATGCACAATATGAAACACAATTAGCCATACTTCTCAAAACCATGGCCAAACGTCACACGCCCGATTTAATTGAGGAAGCAGCCCTAAAAAATCATTTTAATGATGATTACCAAGCGCAAGCTGCACAACTTGCATTGCAAAATGATTTAGCCATTATTACCGGCGGCCCTGGGACTGGAAAAACCACCACCGTCGTAAAAATATTGGGGCTACTTAAACAGACAAATCCAAGTCTTACAATTTCACTCTGCGCCCCAACAGGAAAGGCTGCCATGCGGCTGCAAGAATCGATTTCAGGCAGCAAATCCTTTCTAACAGAATTTTCAGATGAAGTCGTTGCACAAATTCCAGAAAACGTCATGACCATTCACCGTTTACTCGGAGCAAGACCTTTTACCACCGATTTTCGCCACGACACAGAAAACCCTTTGCTATCAGACGTGGTGGTAGTCGATGAAGCCTCAATGATTGATTTGGCATTAATGGTGAAGCTGGTCGAAGCACTGAAACCATCTGCCAAATTAATTTTACTTGGGGATAAAGACCAACTGGCCTCAGTGGAATCAGGATCAGTCCTTGCAGATTGCTACCAAGCCTTGCAACAAAACCGAGTGGAATTGCAAAATACTTATCGTTTTAGCGGAAAAATTAAAACCCTCG
Proteins encoded in this window:
- the recB gene encoding exodeoxyribonuclease V subunit beta, which gives rise to MENLSLPSAPKTPVKPETFDLLTHTFQTGAALIEASAGTGKTYSIAMLVVRLVVEKGIAIDETLVVTFTKAATEELKDRIRARFVEAKEHLQGKTTDDLLVQWTQTLSDKDEALKRIAAALANIDQAGIFTIHSFCQRILMEYPLESGQSFSGELSTNIDQYKDRVLRDFWRRNVYLRPAEEVNAILYAINQMSVNATVFNPRYKNALQKHGSHLGKLGYLLSMASSETRLEPETVPLDEIVQTFLKAQNAIHTFFAELEPELFNLLDKAKSSEWIAKNKIVKCFRLYENRHVEPKEFFDYLPSAFKKAHISELDLFLEDIDTPFSLFEQMKTLSQQLPVAIIQALLKDYFTELSSQLQSENEMSFDDLILQLAFALNQGEKSQFLQRQISARFKAAFIDEFQDTDRHQWQIFSTLFNQNTTYLYLIGDPKQAIYKFRGADIYAYLQAKKDCQFHYTLDTNWRSTPQLVEAVNTLFSQAEDPFLTKPIEEIGDFPFHPVNAGRSQIEKHAAFHFWQMPAAPEELGKSVGRGNEKQIVWKADNAEQVIRQNILSHISEQLQNGEKPESFAILVRGNKTAASYQTECLRHGIPAVINAKTSVFETPQATELLYVMRALSEPSDLRKAKQALATTWFGFNAEKLIASADSGELENWLESLFEHHQTWVKKGFMAAIYGLIDDWQVREILAQTEHGERSLTNIFHMMELVQAASLNDHLNITKTIAFLEQQILNPPAGEDEVLRLETDENAVQIVTLHSSKGLQYKTVYCPDLWRFKSDRANHLLSVHELGETIIDMGSEKFEARAKRIENEMRAEDMRLIYVALTRAEEELHVVFGPALENYLKSPFYELLKPGLPDSEAFAITELDIAPAIQNYQADRPVINFETADFTRQAINTRRRVFSFSGLVKNRAIEAPTDKGQELEENHSALQTLKSEISLLPKGAEFGNLVHDLLEKCSFSGLAKGVDSDMRQTLSDQYGVKWSEAIEQQTQLFDALIQKVVTTPLDTVQSDFTLANLPEHKVLKEMAFFYAIHPTQTQQLNQILSQTDIPYSPIGADAIEGYLNGFIDLVAEHQGKFYVMDYKTNYLGNDCENYSFENMHQEMTHHSYGLQFTLYSLALHQYLKNRVVEYDYQQHFGGIKYLFVRGMNGKDANFGVYDYRPSLELIESLEALIRGAKDAA
- the recD gene encoding exodeoxyribonuclease V subunit alpha produces the protein MPHNFLDQQLAQHIAPENPAMQTIVMQLSNELSKGHTCIQIDDEQMQAVQSFQSPALVLEDNLLYLKRYAQYETQLAILLKTMAKRHTPDLIEEAALKNHFNDDYQAQAAQLALQNDLAIITGGPGTGKTTTVVKILGLLKQTNPSLTISLCAPTGKAAMRLQESISGSKSFLTEFSDEVVAQIPENVMTIHRLLGARPFTTDFRHDTENPLLSDVVVVDEASMIDLALMVKLVEALKPSAKLILLGDKDQLASVESGSVLADCYQALQQNRVELQNTYRFSGKIKTLAVAVNQQQETEALSVLNESTADDPIEWFNLENTSLKTFTIKHYQPYFEQLQSYNEQDNAMDHHRWISNCFKCFNQFQILAATRQDDKGVEHLNEMCESTLRKNTERWYLGRPVMILRNDSNTQLFNGDIGLCLPSPLHKNKLRVFFPDGNNFRSFAPTRLPEHETAFAMTIHKSQGSEFNHVLIVLPDTLDEHNQLVTKELLYTAITRGKSRVSIQSNPAVLTDCINTKVTRLSGLQKKLAD